The following are encoded together in the Ezakiella massiliensis genome:
- a CDS encoding HAMP domain-containing sensor histidine kinase, protein MNKSKNILLALILNILMSLFVVYLNPRFDILTLIGFLLINIILFLIIRKFEKKKEIDLEDKINNIFSLLHSLDINSDNYEIIDDEFGKLRDEIIKIIIENKKIAENAEKNKETLKKYTEDIAHQIKTPLTGSLLLLDLLEDEDDNFSEEYIERLRDNLIRLHNLSDILLKLAALDSGTIEMTKDRISARELIEDIIQKLKDYFINDNVEIILDGDDFNLICDKKWTYEAAFNVMKNGLEATEDRHIEIHLKETNLYKSILVEDFSDGLDRQMLEKVFRRFYKANPNSKGYGIGLPMAKSVMERQNGELLYHKGKKSNAFELRFYN, encoded by the coding sequence ATGAATAAAAGCAAAAATATTTTACTTGCCTTAATTTTAAATATATTAATGTCTTTGTTTGTAGTTTATCTCAATCCAAGATTTGATATTCTAACACTTATAGGTTTTTTACTTATAAATATAATTCTGTTTCTAATTATTAGAAAATTTGAAAAGAAAAAAGAAATAGATCTAGAGGATAAGATTAATAATATATTTAGCCTCCTCCATTCACTTGATATAAACTCTGATAATTACGAAATTATAGACGATGAATTTGGCAAACTCAGAGATGAGATTATTAAAATTATTATAGAAAACAAGAAAATAGCTGAAAATGCAGAGAAAAATAAGGAAACTTTAAAAAAATATACTGAAGACATTGCCCATCAAATAAAAACTCCGTTAACTGGATCACTATTATTGTTAGACTTATTAGAGGACGAAGATGACAACTTTTCCGAAGAATATATAGAAAGACTTAGAGATAATTTGATTAGACTACACAACTTATCTGATATTTTATTAAAACTTGCCGCCCTTGATTCTGGCACAATAGAAATGACAAAAGACAGGATATCTGCTCGAGAATTAATTGAAGATATCATACAAAAGCTAAAAGATTATTTTATTAATGATAATGTTGAAATTATCCTTGATGGAGATGATTTTAATCTTATATGTGATAAGAAATGGACCTATGAAGCAGCATTTAATGTTATGAAAAATGGTCTAGAAGCAACAGAAGATAGGCATATAGAAATTCACTTAAAAGAAACGAACTTATATAAGAGCATATTAGTAGAAGATTTCTCAGATGGCTTAGATCGACAAATGTTAGAAAAAGTTTTTAGGCGTTTTTATAAAGCGAATCCAAATTCAAAAGGCTATGGTATTGGACTTCCTATGGCAAAATCTGTTATGGAAAGACAAAATGGAGAGCTTTTATATCATAAGGGGAAGAAATCAAATGCCTTTGAACTGAGATTTTATAATTAA
- a CDS encoding nitrilase-related carbon-nitrogen hydrolase has product MKIALAAVGFITNDTAYSLEKIKTLIEKYASEVDLILFGESFLQGFECLSWDYAKDVNIAVHQDSELINDIRAMCEINRVSVSFGYIEKDKDNLYSSQLTIDKNGETVDNFRRVSIGWKEPIADFHYVEGKGF; this is encoded by the coding sequence ATGAAAATAGCTTTAGCAGCAGTAGGTTTTATAACAAATGATACAGCTTATAGTTTAGAAAAAATAAAGACTCTAATAGAAAAATATGCTTCTGAAGTTGATCTTATTTTGTTTGGTGAAAGCTTTCTACAAGGCTTTGAATGCTTAAGTTGGGACTATGCAAAAGACGTAAATATAGCTGTGCACCAAGATTCAGAATTAATAAATGATATTAGAGCTATGTGTGAAATTAATAGGGTATCAGTTTCTTTTGGATATATTGAAAAAGATAAAGATAATCTATATAGTAGCCAATTAACTATAGATAAGAATGGGGAAACAGTAGATAATTTCAGGCGTGTTTCTATTGGATGGAAAGAGCCAATTGCAGATTTCCATTATGTTGAAGGTAAAGGATTTTGA
- a CDS encoding response regulator transcription factor produces MKILMIEDDSTIAFAVKTYLNKHNIETIIYNNLSQTENLNFNDFDLILLDANLPDGSGFNFLKWLREFSDLPVIMLTVKDEDEYVIKGLSQGADDYITKPFSLPVLKARIDNVFSRKIKKVNELTFKNLSLDLISKQASIDGKDLDLSLKEFAILEMLLENQNINLLRERILDYVWGYDFYEVNDNTLTVTIKRLRSKLVDYGSHIKTLRGIGYRWDNE; encoded by the coding sequence TTGAAAATACTAATGATTGAAGATGACAGCACAATTGCTTTTGCTGTTAAAACTTACCTAAACAAACATAATATTGAAACAATTATTTATAACAATCTTTCTCAGACAGAGAATCTTAATTTTAATGATTTTGATTTAATTCTACTTGATGCCAATCTTCCAGATGGATCAGGCTTTAATTTTTTAAAGTGGCTGAGGGAATTTTCTGACCTTCCTGTAATAATGCTCACCGTAAAAGACGAAGATGAGTATGTAATAAAAGGTCTTTCCCAAGGAGCAGATGATTATATTACAAAACCTTTTTCTCTTCCTGTTCTAAAGGCGAGAATAGACAATGTTTTTAGTAGAAAAATTAAAAAAGTGAATGAGCTGACTTTTAAAAATTTATCTTTAGATCTCATTTCAAAACAAGCTTCGATAGATGGAAAAGATTTAGACCTTAGCTTAAAAGAGTTTGCTATATTGGAAATGCTTTTAGAAAACCAAAATATAAATCTACTAAGAGAGCGAATTTTAGATTATGTTTGGGGTTATGATTTTTATGAAGTAAATGACAATACCCTAACTGTCACCATAAAAAGACTCAGATCTAAACTTGTAGATTATGGCAGTCATATAAAAACTCTTAGAGGGATAGGATATAGGTGGGACAATGAATAA
- a CDS encoding CPBP family intramembrane glutamic endopeptidase has translation MDNKYIKLNIFPIIAEVLFVIACLLFQDYYIYINFLFYIVLVIYFWLGKDFSIKEWIASVKGGIAFWKQVILTILFFCLAFVFTNILENMFPYLSTGMINLKADNWLKLILFAASTIILPPIVEEVFYRKNLTSFKNGKILILTTLFSMFAYALEHTFTIWGVLLCMIWALPLSISYIKTKNIYVTMTAHFICNFVVNGIAVVKICDYLLN, from the coding sequence ATGGACAATAAATATATTAAATTAAATATCTTTCCAATTATTGCTGAAGTACTGTTTGTAATAGCATGCTTACTATTTCAAGACTATTATATATACATCAATTTTTTGTTTTATATAGTTTTAGTAATATATTTCTGGTTAGGAAAAGATTTTTCAATCAAAGAGTGGATAGCTTCTGTAAAAGGAGGAATTGCTTTTTGGAAACAGGTTATATTGACGATATTATTCTTTTGTCTTGCTTTCGTATTTACAAATATCTTAGAAAATATGTTCCCATATCTTAGTACGGGAATGATTAATTTGAAAGCGGATAATTGGTTAAAACTTATTCTATTTGCAGCATCTACAATAATATTGCCACCAATCGTAGAAGAAGTGTTTTATAGAAAGAACCTTACATCTTTTAAAAATGGGAAAATTTTAATTTTGACAACATTGTTTAGCATGTTTGCATATGCTTTAGAACACACATTTACAATTTGGGGAGTTTTGTTATGCATGATATGGGCTTTGCCGTTAAGCATTTCTTACATTAAAACCAAAAACATATATGTTACAATGACGGCACATTTTATATGTAATTTTGTTGTAAACGGAATTGCTGTTGTTAAAATATGTGATTATCTATTGAATTGA
- a CDS encoding ABC transporter permease has translation MKIINDLADGAVKNNKKDSFAIKISILLAVILLGTVVFIVGSLKHDEYNFVRKTIGDYHVAITEVDEKLYDKLISDTDIEKISFNKIIETDLNANIYENGKYSNLLTGYEIKKGRKPNNSSELLVPERFLTKNKNYDIGSKITASDKTYIIVGVYDDYGYSFEKSMFLTLADSDKKIDLLKNNGGLEALIWYKHPRDTYTKTREILSTMNIDEKSSIDIGRLSYNTDILEYKLIYPQGIFPPKSVIKSAVEEYSAYFFLVLLFAFIIYGAFNVWNNRDLKEIALLKSTGMTAKQVKKMIKKKAFKLSALPVALGTLLSWVFANLLMYLMWLNNSVSYKNMSEIIGESFKAPDFHLVYLDPTSILIIILLSLLTVYLSATIPARKSAKLKIIEGLNGITEKNIKLGKSKINGPIEKTLAKDYYRSYRSTYRIIVISMALSAFVLTTVLVSQSYRTLNEKYNSYKSPYNFNSSIYTDKSLDENLLADLEKVDGIKELHLYQRNDTKFYLDDNKDFISKDLKNSLDSGEIAKDSLYASLYALTDEDFEKILKENNIPNASYLLLNKIRKDNKTPYAFSEYIKISDKDTGKVTLKYNAQGKPINIKIDASIDEMPYDLEAYNDNQISIFTSESTMKKFIDEYGIDKSDPVYYYFVKIKAEKNKKKVFEDAEKVISNYVPKSDHGTATEILREATSKEQTRNERLLNLAIQIILITIALSNAYNSFKGNLRARSNDFKLLSTTGMTEKQIEKMVFSEVKILFKNIFLVYIFMFSIGIVLRAYRSNYELGFGIKELLINMNYTPILIVFVCIIAGVLLAIKSGLKTINENSDNTFKSI, from the coding sequence ATGAAAATTATTAATGACCTAGCTGATGGAGCTGTAAAAAATAACAAGAAAGACAGTTTTGCTATTAAAATATCAATACTTTTAGCAGTTATATTGCTAGGTACAGTTGTATTTATTGTAGGATCCTTAAAACATGATGAGTATAACTTCGTAAGAAAAACTATTGGAGACTACCATGTAGCAATTACTGAAGTTGATGAAAAACTATATGATAAATTAATAAGTGATACGGATATAGAAAAAATTTCTTTTAATAAAATCATAGAGACAGATTTAAATGCAAATATTTATGAAAATGGAAAATATAGCAACCTATTAACTGGCTATGAAATTAAAAAAGGAAGAAAACCTAATAACTCAAGCGAACTATTAGTGCCAGAAAGATTTTTAACAAAGAATAAAAATTATGATATAGGCTCTAAAATTACTGCAAGTGATAAAACTTATATTATAGTTGGAGTCTATGATGATTATGGATATTCTTTTGAAAAGTCTATGTTTCTTACTTTGGCTGATAGTGATAAAAAGATAGACTTATTAAAAAACAATGGAGGTTTAGAAGCCTTAATTTGGTATAAGCATCCAAGAGATACTTATACAAAGACTAGGGAAATTTTATCTACTATGAATATAGACGAGAAGTCTTCAATAGACATAGGAAGACTATCTTATAATACAGATATTTTAGAGTATAAGTTGATTTATCCTCAAGGAATATTTCCGCCTAAGTCAGTGATAAAATCTGCTGTAGAAGAGTATAGTGCGTATTTTTTTCTAGTTCTTCTATTTGCTTTTATTATCTATGGTGCATTTAACGTATGGAACAATAGGGATTTAAAAGAAATTGCCCTATTAAAAAGCACAGGTATGACTGCAAAACAAGTTAAAAAAATGATAAAAAAGAAAGCCTTTAAGCTATCTGCATTGCCAGTAGCCTTAGGTACACTTCTATCCTGGGTTTTCGCAAACTTATTAATGTATTTAATGTGGCTTAATAACTCAGTATCCTATAAGAATATGTCTGAGATAATTGGAGAAAGTTTTAAGGCACCAGATTTTCACCTAGTTTATTTAGATCCTACTTCTATTTTAATAATTATTTTATTATCGCTTTTGACAGTATATTTATCTGCGACAATCCCTGCTAGGAAAAGTGCAAAATTAAAGATAATAGAAGGTTTAAATGGGATTACAGAAAAAAATATAAAATTAGGAAAATCAAAAATAAATGGACCTATAGAAAAGACTTTAGCAAAAGATTATTACAGGTCTTATCGCTCAACCTATCGAATTATTGTAATTTCAATGGCTCTTTCTGCATTTGTACTGACCACAGTCTTAGTTAGCCAATCATATAGAACTTTGAACGAAAAATATAACTCTTATAAAAGTCCTTACAATTTTAATTCAAGTATTTACACTGATAAGAGTTTAGATGAAAACTTATTAGCTGATTTAGAAAAAGTTGACGGAATAAAAGAGCTTCACCTATATCAAAGAAATGACACTAAGTTTTACCTTGATGATAATAAAGACTTTATTTCTAAAGACTTAAAAAATTCTCTTGATAGTGGGGAAATAGCAAAAGATAGTCTATATGCAAGTTTATATGCTTTAACAGATGAAGATTTTGAAAAAATTTTAAAAGAAAATAACATCCCTAATGCATCTTATTTATTACTTAATAAGATAAGAAAAGATAATAAAACTCCGTATGCTTTTAGTGAGTATATAAAAATTTCTGATAAGGATACAGGAAAAGTAACTTTAAAATATAATGCACAGGGCAAACCAATAAATATAAAAATTGACGCAAGTATTGATGAAATGCCTTATGACTTAGAAGCTTATAATGACAATCAAATATCTATCTTTACAAGTGAAAGTACCATGAAAAAATTTATTGATGAATATGGAATAGATAAATCAGATCCTGTTTACTATTATTTTGTAAAAATAAAGGCTGAAAAAAACAAGAAAAAAGTATTTGAAGATGCCGAAAAAGTAATTTCAAATTATGTACCAAAGTCTGACCATGGAACAGCTACAGAAATTTTAAGAGAAGCAACAAGTAAAGAGCAAACAAGGAATGAAAGACTTTTAAACCTAGCTATTCAAATCATTCTAATAACAATCGCTCTTTCCAATGCCTATAATAGCTTTAAGGGAAATCTACGAGCGAGATCAAATGACTTTAAACTTCTATCAACTACTGGCATGACAGAAAAACAGATTGAAAAGATGGTATTTTCTGAAGTAAAAATATTATTTAAAAATATTTTCTTAGTATATATCTTTATGTTTTCTATAGGCATTGTGTTAAGAGCCTATAGGAGTAACTATGAATTAGGCTTTGGAATAAAAGAACTGCTAATAAATATGAATTATACTCCTATATTAATAGTTTTTGTCTGTATAATTGCAGGTGTCTTACTTGCAATAAAAAGTGGTCTTAAAACAATAAATGAAAACTCAGATAATACTTTTAAGAGTATATAA
- a CDS encoding ABC transporter ATP-binding protein, which produces MNIVKTVDLTKTYKGGVEVNALSNVNFELEKGDLVAIIGDSGSGKSTLLHLLAGVDTPTSGDIFIQDKNITKFNKDEMTIFRRRNIGVVYQFFNLIPNINVRKNILLPLLLDNKKVDEEYLKEILSILGIEGKLDRYPKQLSGGEQQRVAIARSLITRPAIILADEPTGNLDRKNSEEITGLFRLVNKRLNSTIMIITHDEKVANSCDKVYRMVDGRLNFLGDGTYENY; this is translated from the coding sequence ATGAATATAGTAAAAACAGTTGATTTAACAAAAACATATAAGGGCGGAGTAGAAGTAAATGCCCTTTCAAATGTAAACTTTGAACTAGAAAAAGGAGACCTAGTTGCCATCATTGGAGACAGTGGATCTGGCAAATCTACACTACTTCATTTACTTGCAGGAGTAGATACACCAACAAGTGGTGATATATTTATTCAAGATAAAAATATTACCAAGTTTAACAAAGATGAAATGACAATCTTTCGCAGAAGAAATATTGGCGTTGTCTACCAATTTTTTAACCTCATTCCTAATATTAATGTGAGAAAAAATATCCTACTTCCTCTTTTATTGGACAATAAAAAAGTAGATGAAGAATATTTAAAGGAAATTTTATCAATACTAGGAATAGAAGGAAAACTCGATAGGTATCCAAAGCAATTATCAGGTGGAGAGCAACAAAGGGTTGCTATTGCTAGAAGTCTTATTACAAGACCTGCCATTATCCTTGCAGATGAGCCTACAGGAAATCTTGATAGGAAAAACTCAGAAGAAATCACAGGACTTTTCAGACTTGTAAATAAGAGATTAAATTCTACAATTATGATCATTACTCATGATGAAAAAGTAGCAAATTCTTGTGACAAGGTCTATAGAATGGTAGATGGTAGGTTAAATTTCTTAGGAGATGGAACTTATGAAAATTATTAA
- a CDS encoding helix-turn-helix transcriptional regulator, which yields MGFSYDKLWKKLIDEKMNKLDLQKAINTTPHTIAKMGRDENVSMEILGRICRYFKCDISDILEYRIENTND from the coding sequence ATGGGATTTTCCTATGATAAATTATGGAAAAAATTAATAGATGAAAAGATGAATAAATTAGACTTACAAAAAGCCATAAATACAACTCCTCATACCATAGCTAAAATGGGAAGAGATGAAAATGTTAGTATGGAAATACTGGGTAGAATTTGTAGGTATTTTAAATGTGATATATCGGATATATTGGAGTATAGAATTGAAAATACTAATGATTGA
- a CDS encoding GNAT family N-acetyltransferase, whose product MKMRHRGNVAVTVLKEFWNLGIGKKILLCLEDFAKEWDLTQIELDYFSGNERGQILYEKLGFVKVGEMPNAFILKDGTRYNNITMVKSI is encoded by the coding sequence ATGAAAATGCGTCATCGAGGAAATGTTGCTGTTACAGTTCTGAAAGAATTTTGGAACTTAGGAATAGGAAAGAAGATTCTCTTATGTCTTGAAGACTTTGCTAAAGAATGGGATCTTACCCAAATTGAACTGGATTATTTCTCAGGAAATGAAAGAGGGCAGATTCTTTATGAGAAACTAGGGTTCGTCAAAGTGGGAGAAATGCCTAATGCCTTTATTTTGAAGGATGGAACACGATACAATAATATAACAATGGTAAAAAGTATCTAA
- a CDS encoding DUF4297 domain-containing protein, whose amino-acid sequence MDYTNYYMNLPLDLAGSRTKNRFRVELLWGISKLIDAHKMHEDYTVVFDFKCDIELHYQNGLDFYQIKTKNKGNYSNKTLTSLPKNSNSVLGKLYALYSPDHNVKLAIVCNKPLKIGQKEDVRQEICIGDLDTEIVDEIVDKLKQELSLTEVNLENTFYICDGMDLFNPQHAILGKLVESFQEIKNEEPNNPNALYRLVSEEAQKKASYEMEITDYSDVLSLKGISKSEFDKMLESHRKKSITGIEQTKDFIKTLPTKQRRIYNKALTDLLENEHSHDLNLLKVAIFEFIESNEDRLVNEESVIELLNPVFDEEFTVEYSKAMKNVFYLIVFNIYVEGGEV is encoded by the coding sequence ATGGACTATACAAATTATTATATGAATTTACCATTAGATTTAGCTGGTAGTAGAACAAAAAATAGATTTAGAGTCGAATTATTATGGGGGATTAGTAAGCTAATCGATGCACATAAAATGCATGAAGACTATACAGTTGTTTTTGATTTTAAATGTGACATTGAGCTACATTACCAAAATGGGCTTGACTTCTATCAAATAAAAACAAAAAACAAGGGGAATTATAGCAACAAAACATTAACCTCTCTCCCCAAAAATAGTAACTCAGTTTTAGGAAAACTGTATGCTTTATATAGTCCTGATCATAACGTAAAGCTTGCCATAGTATGCAATAAACCACTAAAAATCGGACAAAAAGAGGATGTTAGACAGGAAATTTGTATTGGTGATTTAGATACAGAAATTGTAGATGAGATTGTAGATAAGCTGAAACAAGAGCTATCCCTAACCGAAGTAAACTTAGAAAATACTTTTTATATTTGTGACGGAATGGATTTATTTAATCCTCAGCACGCTATTTTGGGGAAGTTAGTAGAGTCTTTCCAGGAAATAAAAAATGAAGAACCTAATAACCCTAATGCTCTATACAGATTAGTATCGGAAGAAGCTCAGAAAAAGGCTTCATATGAGATGGAAATAACGGATTATAGTGATGTTTTAAGCTTAAAGGGAATTTCAAAAAGCGAGTTCGATAAAATGTTAGAATCACATAGAAAAAAATCTATAACTGGAATCGAACAAACTAAGGATTTTATAAAAACTTTACCAACAAAACAGCGACGAATATACAATAAAGCTCTTACAGATTTATTGGAGAACGAACATAGTCATGATTTAAATTTATTAAAAGTTGCAATATTCGAGTTTATTGAGAGTAATGAGGATAGACTTGTTAACGAAGAGTCTGTTATTGAATTATTAAATCCAGTTTTTGATGAAGAATTTACTGTAGAGTATTCGAAAGCAATGAAAAATGTATTCTACCTTATAGTATTTAATATTTATGTAGAGGGGGGTGAAGTTTAA